One genomic region from Anaerobacillus sp. CMMVII encodes:
- a CDS encoding YtzC family protein gives MGTHDQIRLQLQRVDEILQFAESQLNSAKQVQGGDELKYDEAQQQLEQMNMQIERLLMSATPEQRDLLTRAQQQVHQMQNKMILGI, from the coding sequence ATGGGTACTCATGATCAAATAAGACTACAATTACAAAGAGTTGATGAGATTTTACAGTTTGCTGAAAGTCAGCTTAATTCTGCAAAACAGGTTCAAGGTGGAGATGAGCTTAAATACGATGAAGCGCAGCAACAATTAGAGCAAATGAATATGCAAATTGAGCGATTATTAATGAGTGCAACACCAGAACAAAGAGATCTATTAACTCGAGCGCAACAACAGGTACACCAAATGCAAAATAAAATGATATTAGGAATATAA
- a CDS encoding isochorismatase family cysteine hydrolase, with protein sequence MKALIVIDYTNDFVADEGKLTCGKPGQEIEERITELTEEFVQSNEYVIFAVDVHEKDDQYHPETKLFPPHNLRNTDGRHQYGKLGTYYEQLQKADDVHVDWVDKTRYSAFCGTDIELRLRARNITELHLVGVCTDICVLHTAIDAYHKGFTIVVHEDAVQSFSQTGHEWALQHFKTCIRSESCEEIGNILFLEGISFNLANNLPLPILKGSGH encoded by the coding sequence ATGAAGGCTTTAATCGTTATTGATTATACGAATGATTTTGTTGCAGATGAAGGAAAGTTGACCTGTGGTAAACCAGGGCAGGAAATCGAAGAACGTATTACTGAATTAACTGAGGAGTTCGTTCAGAGCAATGAGTATGTCATTTTTGCCGTTGATGTTCATGAAAAGGACGATCAGTATCATCCGGAGACAAAACTTTTCCCACCACATAACTTAAGGAATACGGATGGAAGACATCAATATGGAAAATTAGGAACTTATTATGAACAACTACAAAAAGCTGATGATGTTCATGTTGATTGGGTAGATAAGACGAGATATAGTGCTTTTTGCGGCACAGACATAGAACTTCGACTTAGAGCTAGAAATATAACTGAGCTTCATTTAGTTGGGGTTTGTACGGATATTTGCGTATTACATACTGCGATTGATGCTTATCATAAGGGTTTCACGATTGTAGTTCATGAAGATGCTGTCCAAAGTTTTTCGCAAACGGGTCATGAGTGGGCACTTCAGCATTTTAAAACATGTATTAGGAGCGAAAGTTGTGAAGAAATAGGGAACATTTTGTTTTTGGAAGGAATATCCTTCAATTTAGCGAATAATTTACCATTACCGATTTTAAAAGGGAGTGGTCACTGA
- a CDS encoding alanine--glyoxylate aminotransferase family protein: MINELNPSKRLLMGPGPSDVHPRVLRAMTTPLLGHLDPEFLKLMNETKDLLKLVFQTENKLTIPMSGTGSAGMETVFVNLIEPGDKVIIGVNGLFGQRMVDVAERTGATVIQVNAPWGEIIQPTDIEAALIENPGTKLVAVVHAETSTGVMQPLKPLSKVIHAHNALFVCDMVTSIGGIPTEIDDNEIDAAYSGTQKCLSAPPGLAPVTFNARALKVMANRKTKVQSWYLDLSMIQNYWNDERFYHHTAPITMVYALREALRIIHEEGLENVFSRHKIYGTALQSGLEGLGLELLVKKEHRLYQLTSVLIPEGINDFEVRTQLLTKYGIEIGGGLGELKGKVWRIGLMGYNATQTNVTQFLAAIEDVLREQGFKCEPGAGLLAANESIKDQVSI, encoded by the coding sequence ATGATAAATGAATTGAATCCTTCAAAGCGATTATTAATGGGCCCGGGACCAAGTGATGTTCACCCTCGTGTCCTAAGAGCGATGACAACACCATTATTAGGTCATTTAGATCCAGAATTCTTAAAGCTCATGAATGAAACGAAAGACTTATTAAAACTTGTTTTTCAAACTGAAAATAAACTAACCATTCCGATGTCTGGTACAGGTAGTGCAGGGATGGAAACAGTCTTTGTAAATTTAATCGAGCCTGGAGATAAAGTCATCATTGGTGTTAATGGGCTCTTTGGGCAGAGAATGGTGGATGTAGCAGAGCGTACTGGGGCCACCGTAATTCAAGTAAATGCACCATGGGGAGAAATTATTCAACCTACTGATATTGAGGCGGCGTTAATTGAGAACCCGGGTACGAAGCTTGTTGCAGTTGTACATGCAGAGACATCCACTGGTGTTATGCAACCCTTAAAACCATTAAGTAAGGTTATTCATGCTCATAACGCATTATTTGTATGTGATATGGTCACCTCAATTGGTGGCATTCCAACGGAAATTGATGATAATGAAATAGATGCCGCTTATAGTGGGACACAGAAATGTCTGAGTGCACCGCCAGGGCTTGCCCCTGTAACATTTAATGCTCGTGCTTTAAAAGTGATGGCCAATCGTAAAACGAAAGTCCAGAGTTGGTATCTAGATTTATCAATGATCCAAAATTATTGGAATGACGAAAGGTTTTATCACCATACTGCACCGATTACAATGGTTTATGCACTACGTGAGGCTTTAAGAATTATACATGAAGAAGGTCTAGAGAATGTGTTTTCACGGCATAAGATATATGGAACTGCTCTTCAATCTGGCTTAGAAGGGCTTGGACTAGAACTCCTGGTGAAAAAAGAACACCGCCTTTATCAGTTGACTTCCGTATTAATTCCTGAAGGGATTAATGATTTTGAGGTAAGAACCCAACTTCTTACCAAGTATGGCATAGAGATCGGTGGCGGTTTAGGAGAGTTGAAAGGGAAAGTGTGGAGAATTGGGTTAATGGGCTATAATGCAACGCAAACAAATGTCACCCAATTTTTAGCGGCAATAGAGGATGTCTTGCGAGAACAAGGCTTCAAATGCGAGCCTGGTGCAGGGTTACTTGCTGCAAACGAATCCATTAAAGATCAAGTAAGCATTTAA
- a CDS encoding SLC13 family permease: MESQLLLTFIILLITTLFFMLGKIRADLIAMCSLLALVLTGIISTSEALAGFSNSIVIMIAGLFVVGGGIFRTGLARLAGNYLLKFGGNSEMRLLLLLMILVAILSAFMSNTGTVAVLMPVVISLALGMRKSPALFLIPLAFASSLGGVLTLIGTPPNLIVSQILADNGYPRLAFFDFTPVGIVALFTGIAFLMTIGKKLLPKGDPKEQFHNQRETTPDDLANSFHISDQLYKVRVQPLSPMINKQLAELQLPKKYRVGIIHIERRNGEIPIRTGLQQIPATSNTVIKENDILYVQGSIDDVKLFKKDFLLLLLNKDEYASPTNLVSREFGVAEVLLTPHSSFINETISNLNFREKYNLNILGINRKGEYQLKNWPNKSLKFGDALLVQGKWTDLELLAKDTEDVVVLGQTKEQANMAAASGRAPIAGAIMLGMLVMMTLEIVPAVTSVLIAAVLMILTGCLRNMEDAYGRINWESVVLIAAMLPMATALEKTGGILYLSDLIIGTLGGYGPLALMGGFYFTTMLFSQFISNTATAVLFAPIAITTAINVGASPYPFLIAVSVAASMAFATPVASPTNALVMTAGGYKFSDFVKVGVPLQLVIWAVMMLTIPYFFPF, encoded by the coding sequence ATGGAATCTCAACTCTTACTAACATTTATCATATTACTGATAACAACATTATTTTTTATGCTAGGGAAAATTCGCGCTGATCTGATTGCAATGTGCTCGTTACTAGCACTAGTATTAACAGGAATTATTTCAACAAGTGAAGCTTTAGCAGGTTTCTCAAATTCAATTGTCATAATGATAGCTGGATTGTTTGTTGTTGGTGGAGGTATTTTTCGAACTGGATTAGCGAGACTTGCAGGGAATTATTTATTAAAATTTGGTGGAAATAGTGAGATGCGCTTATTACTACTTTTAATGATCCTAGTTGCTATTTTAAGCGCGTTTATGAGTAACACAGGTACTGTGGCAGTATTAATGCCCGTGGTCATCAGTTTAGCTCTTGGTATGAGAAAAAGCCCAGCTTTATTTCTTATCCCCCTTGCATTTGCAAGTAGCTTAGGTGGGGTACTAACCTTAATTGGTACACCTCCAAACTTGATCGTTAGCCAAATTTTAGCTGATAATGGTTACCCACGTTTAGCTTTTTTTGATTTTACACCAGTGGGAATAGTTGCGCTATTTACAGGGATCGCCTTCTTAATGACAATCGGAAAAAAATTGCTACCCAAAGGAGATCCAAAAGAACAATTCCATAATCAACGTGAAACTACCCCGGATGATTTAGCGAATTCCTTTCATATTTCTGATCAATTGTACAAAGTTAGAGTTCAACCATTATCACCAATGATCAATAAACAGCTGGCTGAACTCCAACTTCCGAAAAAGTACCGTGTCGGAATTATTCACATTGAAAGACGTAATGGTGAAATTCCAATTAGGACTGGTCTCCAACAAATACCAGCTACTTCAAATACGGTCATTAAAGAAAATGACATTTTATATGTTCAAGGAAGTATCGATGATGTGAAGCTGTTTAAGAAGGACTTTCTCTTATTGTTGTTAAATAAAGATGAGTATGCGAGTCCTACTAATTTAGTCTCGAGAGAATTTGGCGTTGCCGAAGTTTTGTTGACGCCACATTCAAGTTTTATTAATGAAACAATTTCAAATCTAAATTTCCGGGAAAAGTACAATTTAAATATTTTAGGGATTAATCGAAAAGGTGAGTATCAGTTAAAGAATTGGCCAAACAAATCATTGAAGTTTGGAGATGCTTTACTCGTTCAAGGAAAATGGACTGATTTAGAACTGCTTGCAAAAGATACAGAAGACGTTGTGGTGCTGGGTCAAACGAAAGAGCAAGCCAATATGGCAGCTGCAAGCGGAAGAGCACCGATTGCCGGAGCGATCATGCTAGGCATGCTAGTGATGATGACTTTGGAAATCGTCCCTGCAGTTACCTCAGTGCTAATTGCTGCAGTATTGATGATCTTAACCGGCTGTCTGAGAAATATGGAAGATGCTTATGGTCGAATAAATTGGGAGAGTGTAGTGTTAATTGCGGCAATGCTACCTATGGCTACAGCGCTTGAGAAAACTGGTGGTATTTTGTATTTATCTGACCTTATTATTGGAACTTTAGGAGGCTATGGCCCATTAGCTTTAATGGGAGGTTTTTATTTTACAACCATGCTGTTTAGCCAATTTATTAGTAATACTGCCACAGCAGTGCTGTTTGCTCCGATAGCTATTACAACAGCCATTAATGTGGGGGCTAGCCCCTATCCTTTCTTAATCGCTGTATCGGTAGCTGCAAGTATGGCTTTTGCAACTCCTGTAGCTTCACCAACAAATGCACTTGTAATGACAGCAGGCGGTTATAAGTTTAGTGACTTCGTTAAAGTAGGTGTCCCACTTCAACTAGTGATCTGGGCTGTTATGATGTTAACAATTCCGTATTTTTTCCCATTTTGA
- a CDS encoding TlpA disulfide reductase family protein, with product MLAPTFTLPQLNGEGVISIKSYRGKPLVLTFWTSWCPDCQKDLHFKDQFYRTIDPDKLGFLTINVTGREGQPEDGKRLIAEKNYSFPVLMDDGTKVYDAYQCMGVPTTVIINRHQEIVAKYNDKAKFVEIIQGLGKIL from the coding sequence ATGCTAGCACCAACTTTTACCTTACCCCAGTTAAACGGTGAGGGAGTAATTTCTATAAAATCCTATCGAGGAAAACCTTTAGTTCTAACGTTTTGGACCTCTTGGTGCCCAGACTGCCAAAAAGATCTCCATTTTAAAGATCAATTTTACCGAACGATTGATCCAGATAAACTTGGTTTCTTAACCATTAATGTAACTGGGCGGGAAGGTCAACCTGAAGACGGTAAAAGGTTGATCGCTGAGAAGAATTATTCATTTCCTGTTTTAATGGATGATGGAACAAAGGTTTATGATGCATACCAATGCATGGGGGTGCCCACGACAGTAATCATTAATCGACATCAGGAAATTGTGGCTAAATATAATGATAAAGCAAAGTTTGTTGAGATCATCCAGGGTTTAGGAAAAATATTGTAA
- a CDS encoding PH domain-containing protein: MRPNPTQKISTNALKVWRITGLLETLLYSIIPVGYFFLNHFLQFPLWLFWCLLGAILIVGMVKIMIIPTLKWRSWRYEVYENEVDLRFGIVVVRRVLIPMIRVQHVDTRQGPLLRRFGLATLTITTAATVHQIPALTEGRAASLRDQISKLTTEADEDV, encoded by the coding sequence ATGCGACCAAATCCAACTCAAAAAATATCAACGAATGCCCTAAAGGTTTGGCGGATCACCGGTCTCCTTGAAACACTTTTATACAGCATAATTCCTGTAGGATACTTCTTCCTAAATCATTTTTTACAATTTCCTTTGTGGTTATTTTGGTGTCTTCTAGGTGCTATCCTTATTGTTGGTATGGTTAAAATAATGATTATTCCAACGTTAAAGTGGCGAAGTTGGCGCTATGAAGTTTATGAGAATGAAGTAGATTTACGCTTTGGCATTGTAGTAGTGCGAAGAGTATTAATTCCGATGATTCGCGTTCAACATGTTGATACTAGACAAGGTCCATTATTGAGAAGATTTGGACTAGCAACACTGACGATAACAACAGCCGCAACAGTTCATCAAATTCCTGCTTTAACAGAAGGAAGAGCAGCAAGTCTTAGAGACCAAATTTCTAAATTAACAACCGAGGCTGATGAGGATGTCTAA
- a CDS encoding PH domain-containing protein, with product MSKGKRLHPVAIFLLFFSGLKELIVPIIAAFFFGRGAATWEFPFTLYFVIGGFLLLFFYGYLKWLTFTYEVNCEELRIKQGIMIKKNRFIRRERIYSIDITAGVLQRMFNLVAVKVETAGGGNEPEVLLTAVTNQDALHIKKQLLDVGAQTEMTNEQDIIQDKTELIRWKLTTQNLFLAALTSSGIGLAFMAILAIATQLEEWLGEQLIVDSLGYLFQSGLVLIVAMSVMILLLAWILSIISTLLKYGGFIIVKKDDELEITRGVLEKRQLTLSVSRITAIRVVESLLRQPFGLVTVYVESAGGGSKDEQLSTILFPLIQKRDLQRHLKEIIPDYSFDQPIDPLPKRAKKRYIIRKVIPATFLAGLAAVFIPYGYVGAVLVLSLSYLLGERQYKDAGVGNNDYFLWMTFRSISKTLVIIPRHRIQALEMKQSLFQKFRALYTIKVSILTSVFGKSFSLVDISKKQKEEIFSWYSYEK from the coding sequence ATGTCTAAAGGAAAACGACTTCATCCAGTTGCAATTTTCCTCTTGTTCTTTTCGGGCTTAAAAGAATTAATTGTGCCCATTATTGCAGCGTTTTTCTTTGGTAGAGGAGCTGCGACATGGGAATTTCCATTTACGCTGTATTTTGTGATCGGTGGGTTTCTGCTACTCTTTTTTTATGGTTATTTAAAGTGGTTGACATTTACATATGAGGTTAATTGTGAAGAACTTCGAATTAAGCAAGGAATCATGATCAAGAAGAACCGCTTTATTCGCCGGGAAAGAATTTATAGTATCGACATTACCGCAGGTGTACTACAAAGAATGTTCAACCTAGTAGCTGTCAAAGTCGAAACAGCTGGAGGGGGAAATGAGCCAGAAGTTTTGTTAACTGCAGTCACGAACCAGGATGCACTTCATATCAAAAAGCAACTTTTAGATGTGGGTGCACAAACGGAAATGACTAACGAGCAAGATATCATCCAAGATAAAACTGAATTAATCCGATGGAAGCTAACCACTCAAAATTTATTTTTAGCTGCTTTAACATCTAGCGGAATTGGGCTTGCTTTTATGGCTATTCTGGCAATAGCCACACAATTAGAGGAATGGCTTGGGGAACAATTGATTGTTGATTCCTTAGGCTACTTATTTCAATCCGGTCTTGTACTAATTGTGGCGATGTCGGTAATGATTTTGCTGTTAGCCTGGATCCTATCCATTATCAGTACCTTATTGAAATATGGTGGTTTTATCATTGTGAAAAAAGACGATGAGTTAGAAATCACAAGGGGAGTTCTAGAAAAGCGGCAACTTACATTATCTGTCTCCAGAATAACTGCGATTCGAGTTGTAGAGAGCCTGTTGAGACAACCGTTTGGTTTAGTAACTGTTTACGTTGAAAGTGCGGGAGGAGGCTCCAAGGACGAGCAGCTCTCAACCATTCTTTTTCCTCTTATTCAAAAGAGGGATTTGCAACGGCATTTAAAAGAAATAATTCCAGACTATTCATTTGACCAACCGATTGATCCACTTCCAAAGCGCGCCAAAAAAAGGTATATTATCAGAAAGGTCATCCCAGCTACATTTTTAGCAGGTTTAGCTGCAGTTTTCATACCCTATGGATATGTTGGTGCGGTTCTGGTGCTGTCTTTGAGTTATTTGCTTGGAGAACGGCAATATAAAGATGCTGGTGTAGGTAACAATGATTATTTTCTATGGATGACCTTTCGCTCTATCTCGAAAACATTAGTCATTATCCCGAGACACCGAATTCAAGCATTAGAGATGAAACAATCACTTTTTCAAAAATTTAGAGCGTTGTATACGATAAAAGTATCCATTCTAACAAGTGTGTTTGGAAAATCCTTTAGTTTAGTTGATATAAGTAAAAAGCAAAAAGAAGAAATTTTCTCGTGGTATTCATATGAGAAATAA
- a CDS encoding TraB/GumN family protein, translated as MTEENITRIHLDGKELILIGTAHVSKKSAEQVKEVIEAERPDTVCVELDEQRYQAITDGNKWKDMDIFKVIKEKKATLLLMNLVISSFQKRVAKQFGIKPGQEMIQGIESANEVGAKLVLADRNIQITFARIWHGIGLWGKAKLLSQIIVSIFNNETISEEELEKIKSQDMLNAMLDDFTLAFPRLKVPLIDERDQFLAQKIKEAPGKKIVAVLGAAHVPGIKEVIHRDHDLEAISKIPPKSKAPKVIAWMIPFLILAIIAYTFYANPSAGFQQTISWVLWNGSFSALGAAIAFGHPLAIITAFLVAPLSSLSPLMAAGWFSGFVQAYFRRPSVADFENLSEDVYTVKGFWNNKVTRILLIIVLTNLGSTLGTVIGGADVVRLFLENL; from the coding sequence ATGACAGAAGAAAATATCACGAGAATTCATTTAGATGGCAAAGAACTGATCCTAATTGGTACTGCTCATGTCTCAAAGAAGAGTGCAGAACAGGTGAAGGAAGTTATTGAAGCCGAACGGCCGGACACAGTTTGTGTTGAATTAGATGAACAAAGATATCAGGCGATAACAGATGGTAATAAGTGGAAAGATATGGATATCTTTAAAGTTATTAAAGAAAAAAAAGCTACGCTTTTATTAATGAACTTGGTCATATCTTCATTCCAAAAACGAGTGGCTAAACAATTTGGGATTAAACCAGGCCAGGAAATGATTCAAGGTATTGAATCAGCTAATGAAGTCGGTGCAAAGTTAGTACTAGCCGATCGAAATATTCAAATCACGTTTGCACGGATTTGGCATGGAATCGGTTTATGGGGCAAAGCGAAGCTTCTGTCACAAATTATTGTTAGTATCTTTAATAACGAAACCATCTCAGAAGAGGAATTAGAAAAAATTAAGTCGCAGGATATGCTAAACGCGATGCTCGATGATTTCACCTTAGCCTTTCCTAGGTTAAAGGTTCCTTTAATAGATGAAAGAGACCAATTTTTGGCTCAAAAAATAAAAGAAGCACCAGGGAAAAAGATCGTTGCGGTTCTAGGTGCAGCTCATGTTCCTGGAATAAAAGAAGTTATTCATAGAGACCATGATTTAGAGGCAATTTCTAAGATACCGCCAAAATCAAAAGCACCTAAAGTAATTGCATGGATGATCCCTTTCTTAATTCTGGCGATTATTGCTTATACATTTTATGCTAACCCTTCAGCAGGTTTTCAACAAACCATCAGCTGGGTGCTTTGGAATGGATCCTTCTCCGCACTTGGGGCGGCAATTGCATTTGGGCATCCGCTGGCCATTATTACAGCTTTCCTTGTCGCACCGCTGAGTTCTCTAAGTCCTTTAATGGCTGCGGGGTGGTTTTCAGGATTTGTACAAGCATACTTTCGAAGACCGAGTGTAGCAGATTTTGAGAATCTTTCAGAGGATGTCTATACGGTAAAAGGTTTTTGGAATAATAAGGTTACGAGAATTTTACTTATTATTGTTTTAACAAACCTAGGCAGCACATTAGGAACGGTAATTGGTGGAGCCGATGTTGTTCGATTGTTCCTAGAAAACTTGTAA
- a CDS encoding DUF2777 domain-containing protein has product MNRKEANNHIGKKIRVVDPLLGSYIGELIDVVAEPRKPWRGKVTITAIEQYPVQNLTDMKDQALTYPPFADGKTYEIPGSKIEPVGDIELELNYNESLINALLNEINHFQAEKNKLARVLNDLQVELRKVDPAYEISNQDELDYQYYTVVKEDDYIYIVDENNNQVPLDDCPFDFQIRVKGRWITVHYSEDLVFLDQKQNTHYVSEGSKIRLNKDQFDPYHIFINELEKPALDSLNNGIQKFRMSHDHCVTCHNTLLNQYLASEEEKKFIGVNFISYQKGSETLLVQHHYERDINEDGDDITYDRFEFTNDQGKRLLMTYTTEKTK; this is encoded by the coding sequence ATGAATAGAAAAGAAGCAAACAATCATATTGGGAAAAAAATTCGTGTGGTTGATCCACTATTAGGTAGCTATATTGGGGAATTAATTGATGTTGTTGCTGAGCCGAGAAAGCCTTGGCGTGGTAAAGTGACAATTACGGCGATTGAACAATACCCAGTTCAGAATTTAACAGATATGAAAGATCAAGCTTTAACATATCCACCTTTTGCAGATGGAAAAACCTATGAAATTCCCGGTTCAAAAATTGAACCAGTGGGTGATATTGAACTAGAACTCAACTATAACGAGTCACTCATTAATGCTTTGCTAAACGAAATTAACCATTTTCAAGCAGAGAAAAACAAACTTGCTCGTGTTCTAAATGACCTCCAAGTCGAATTAAGAAAAGTAGACCCTGCCTATGAAATTAGTAATCAAGATGAATTAGACTATCAATATTACACGGTTGTAAAGGAAGATGACTACATTTATATTGTCGACGAAAATAACAATCAAGTTCCTTTAGACGATTGTCCATTTGATTTTCAGATTAGGGTAAAAGGTCGTTGGATAACTGTTCATTATTCTGAAGACTTAGTCTTCCTCGACCAAAAACAAAACACACACTATGTTAGTGAAGGTAGCAAAATTCGTTTAAACAAAGATCAATTTGATCCATACCATATTTTTATTAACGAATTAGAAAAACCGGCCTTAGACTCATTAAATAATGGTATACAAAAGTTTCGAATGAGCCATGACCATTGTGTTACTTGTCATAACACACTCCTTAATCAATACCTAGCATCTGAAGAAGAGAAAAAATTTATAGGAGTTAATTTTATTTCCTACCAAAAAGGTAGTGAGACATTGCTTGTCCAACACCATTATGAACGGGACATAAACGAAGATGGCGACGATATTACCTACGATCGCTTTGAATTTACAAACGATCAGGGTAAACGACTGTTAATGACTTACACAACTGAAAAAACGAAATGA
- a CDS encoding HNH endonuclease signature motif containing protein, with the protein MKTQCDLCRRGEVETTVHHLIPREMGGNYGPIANLCIPCHKQTHALYTNEQLAGDLFTIERLQNEEQMIRYLNWIKKQPPTTLPRIKKSNALKKKR; encoded by the coding sequence GTGAAGACTCAATGTGACTTATGTAGGCGAGGAGAGGTCGAAACAACCGTTCATCACCTAATTCCTCGAGAAATGGGGGGGAATTATGGGCCAATCGCTAATCTATGTATTCCTTGTCATAAGCAAACTCACGCATTATATACCAATGAGCAGTTAGCAGGCGATTTGTTCACGATTGAACGGTTACAAAATGAAGAACAAATGATCAGATATCTAAATTGGATAAAAAAACAACCTCCCACAACACTACCTAGGATAAAAAAATCAAACGCTTTAAAGAAAAAAAGGTAA
- a CDS encoding MBL fold metallo-hydrolase, whose protein sequence is MKKKTVDLGNRIYLIDGFDLGLPCRTGTYVINDESLTLVETGPSMSVPYIVNGLRELNLNPKDVQYIIVTHIHLDHSGGAGLLLQECPNAKVIVHPRGARHLADPSRLIMGAKAVYGDDFERLFDPILPIPEENLIIKEDGDTLKIGEKCELTFYHTPGHADHHFSIYDPISNGIFTGDTVGVRYDQIKEFEFYLPSTSPNQFRPTEMLNSLNKIIKELQVDYIFFGHFSVSSNPIEVFNQISYWLPKFVEIGENVYRKGQDHEQLSSEILAVVQETLQQKNVPLDHHVFELIKLDLQVCSMGILDYLRKKYTTN, encoded by the coding sequence ATGAAGAAAAAAACAGTTGATTTAGGAAATCGCATTTATTTAATCGATGGCTTCGATCTTGGACTTCCTTGTCGTACAGGCACATATGTTATTAATGATGAGTCACTTACATTAGTAGAAACAGGTCCGAGTATGAGCGTCCCGTATATAGTAAATGGCCTAAGGGAACTAAATCTCAATCCAAAGGATGTTCAGTACATTATTGTCACACATATTCATTTAGACCACTCAGGTGGAGCTGGACTTTTACTTCAAGAATGCCCGAATGCTAAAGTGATTGTTCACCCAAGAGGCGCAAGACATTTAGCTGACCCGTCAAGATTAATTATGGGCGCAAAAGCGGTTTATGGTGATGACTTTGAACGATTATTCGATCCGATTCTACCAATCCCAGAGGAAAACCTAATAATAAAAGAAGATGGCGATACACTCAAAATTGGGGAAAAGTGCGAACTTACATTTTATCACACACCTGGTCATGCTGATCACCACTTTAGTATCTATGATCCTATTAGTAATGGTATTTTTACTGGTGATACGGTTGGGGTTAGGTACGATCAAATAAAAGAATTTGAGTTTTATCTTCCTTCTACATCACCAAACCAATTTCGCCCTACAGAGATGTTGAATTCACTTAATAAGATTATTAAAGAACTTCAGGTTGATTATATTTTTTTCGGACATTTCAGTGTATCAAGCAACCCTATTGAAGTATTTAATCAAATCTCATACTGGCTTCCAAAGTTTGTTGAAATTGGCGAAAATGTCTATCGTAAGGGGCAAGATCACGAGCAATTAAGTAGTGAAATATTAGCCGTTGTCCAAGAAACTCTACAACAAAAAAATGTCCCTCTCGATCATCATGTATTTGAACTTATCAAACTTGATCTGCAGGTTTGCTCAATGGGAATTCTCGATTATCTAAGAAAAAAATATACAACAAATTAA